A part of Agromyces protaetiae genomic DNA contains:
- a CDS encoding LacI family DNA-binding transcriptional regulator, which translates to MTADRGTPASARGGSAPTLEMVAAHAGVSRATVSRVVNGSPKVSPDVVEAVQAAIAVLNYVPNRAARSLASRRTQAIALVVPESTAKVFNDPFFATLVQGIGLALADTDYTLSMLIESEAASDKTRKYLLGGNVDGALVASHHTGDHSYAHVSRALPVVFGGRPLDPGEQVNYTVDVDNAHGAEIATEHLVERGRQRIATIGGPQDMPPGVDRLRGWRNVLDRAGRTSDLVEFGDFSPESGAIAMRRLLERDPTIDGVFCANDQMAMGAYAAILETGRTIPGDVAVVGFDDDRYASMAVPPLTTVHQPSLQMGEVMARTLVRLIAGEDVPSATLLSTQLVVRASS; encoded by the coding sequence ATGACGGCCGATCGCGGCACCCCTGCCTCCGCCCGCGGCGGCTCGGCGCCCACGCTCGAGATGGTGGCCGCGCACGCGGGCGTCTCCCGGGCGACGGTGTCGCGCGTCGTCAACGGGTCGCCGAAAGTCAGCCCCGACGTCGTCGAGGCCGTGCAAGCGGCGATCGCCGTCCTCAACTACGTGCCCAACCGCGCCGCGCGCTCGCTCGCGAGCCGGCGCACGCAGGCGATCGCGCTCGTCGTTCCCGAGTCGACGGCGAAGGTGTTCAACGACCCGTTCTTCGCGACCCTTGTGCAGGGCATCGGCCTCGCCCTCGCCGACACCGACTACACGCTCTCGATGCTCATCGAGAGCGAGGCCGCGTCCGACAAGACGCGCAAGTACCTCCTCGGCGGCAACGTCGACGGCGCCCTCGTCGCCTCGCATCACACGGGCGACCACTCGTACGCGCACGTGTCGCGGGCGTTGCCCGTCGTGTTCGGCGGGCGCCCCCTCGATCCGGGCGAGCAGGTCAACTACACGGTCGACGTCGACAACGCACACGGCGCCGAGATCGCGACCGAGCACCTCGTCGAGCGCGGGCGGCAGCGCATCGCGACGATCGGCGGCCCGCAGGACATGCCGCCGGGCGTCGACCGCCTGCGCGGCTGGCGCAACGTGCTCGACCGCGCCGGTCGCACGTCCGACCTCGTGGAGTTCGGCGACTTCAGCCCCGAGTCGGGCGCGATCGCCATGCGCAGGCTCCTCGAACGCGACCCCACGATCGACGGCGTCTTCTGCGCCAACGACCAGATGGCGATGGGCGCCTACGCGGCGATCCTCGAAACCGGCCGCACCATCCCCGGCGACGTCGCCGTCGTGGGCTTCGACGACGACCGCTACGCCTCCATGGCCGTGCCGCCCCTCACGACCGTGCACCAGCCGTCGCTCCAGATGGGCGAGGTCATGGCCCGCACGCTCGTGCGGCTCATCGCCGGCGAGGACGTGCCGTCCGCGACGCTGCTGTCGACGCAGTTGGTGGTGCGGGCGTCGAGTTAG
- a CDS encoding HipA domain-containing protein, producing MPELELNVFLDGTFIGVVSQNQSGNVGFTYDESYRRRIHATPLSLSMPVTRASHPARVVLPFLQGLLPDSAGRLDELGREFHTSAANPLQLLRHIGGDVAGAVQILPPDVSPSDAGQRQRDIQRLDDAALTELIADVVDNADTWGTRDDGRWSLAGAQPKLALFRDDDGWGIPRDATPTTHILKPAVLPYVEHDVNEYVTMTAARAVGLRVADAGLLTTDRGDRVFVAARYDRRLVGDRWQRRHQEDFCQALSVDPARKYQSDGGPGFAAMAQLIDTFPGIDQRRASQRALFDAMVFNVSAANTDAHAKNYSILLDAERAELAPLYDLGTHLAYPSTRPLTSAMKVGDEYRLDAIGIRDFVGVGRKLRIPADEAESRVNDIRSGLAAAFAGAAAQIAMPDERAVATRIAESVADYAAARGWID from the coding sequence ATGCCTGAACTCGAACTCAACGTCTTCCTCGACGGCACTTTCATCGGAGTCGTCTCCCAGAACCAAAGCGGAAACGTCGGCTTCACCTACGACGAGAGCTACCGGCGGCGCATCCACGCGACGCCGCTCTCGTTGTCGATGCCGGTGACGCGCGCATCCCACCCTGCCCGCGTCGTGTTGCCGTTCCTGCAGGGGCTGCTGCCCGACAGCGCGGGTCGCCTCGACGAGCTGGGGCGCGAGTTCCACACCTCAGCTGCGAACCCGCTCCAACTCCTGCGGCACATCGGCGGCGACGTCGCGGGCGCGGTGCAGATCCTCCCTCCGGATGTCTCACCGAGCGATGCCGGCCAGCGTCAGCGAGACATCCAACGGCTCGACGACGCCGCGCTCACTGAACTGATCGCCGACGTCGTCGACAACGCCGATACCTGGGGCACACGCGACGACGGGCGGTGGAGCCTCGCGGGTGCCCAGCCGAAGCTCGCACTGTTTCGCGATGACGACGGCTGGGGCATCCCTCGCGACGCGACGCCGACGACCCACATCCTGAAACCGGCGGTGCTGCCGTATGTCGAACACGACGTGAACGAGTACGTGACGATGACGGCGGCGCGGGCAGTTGGTTTGAGGGTCGCGGATGCCGGTTTGCTCACCACCGACCGCGGCGATCGTGTGTTCGTTGCTGCCCGCTACGACCGGCGCCTCGTCGGCGATCGCTGGCAGCGGCGGCATCAAGAGGACTTCTGCCAGGCGCTTTCAGTCGACCCGGCCCGCAAGTACCAGTCCGACGGCGGTCCGGGGTTCGCGGCGATGGCCCAACTCATCGACACGTTCCCCGGCATCGACCAACGTCGGGCGAGTCAGCGCGCGCTGTTCGATGCGATGGTGTTCAACGTGTCGGCGGCCAACACCGATGCGCACGCGAAGAACTACTCGATCCTCCTCGACGCAGAGCGCGCCGAGCTCGCACCGCTGTACGACCTCGGCACGCACCTCGCCTATCCGTCGACGCGGCCACTCACCTCGGCGATGAAGGTCGGCGATGAGTACCGGCTCGACGCGATCGGCATCCGCGATTTCGTGGGAGTGGGACGCAAGCTGCGCATCCCGGCCGACGAGGCCGAGTCGCGGGTGAACGACATCCGTTCAGGGCTCGCCGCCGCCTTCGCCGGGGCCGCGGCTCAAATCGCGATGCCCGACGAGCGGGCAGTCGCGACGCGCATCGCCGAGTCGGTCGCCGACTACGCGGCGGCCCGCGGATGGATCGACTGA
- a CDS encoding helix-turn-helix domain-containing protein: MRVRSVRELGAAVRERREVLGWSQAELAERAGVTREWVVRFEGGKASVRLDRAFDLITALDLAVDLNERAVDA, translated from the coding sequence ATGCGTGTGAGATCCGTACGAGAGCTCGGCGCGGCCGTCCGCGAGCGGCGAGAGGTGCTCGGCTGGTCGCAGGCCGAGCTCGCTGAGCGTGCCGGGGTGACCCGTGAATGGGTCGTGCGCTTCGAAGGAGGCAAAGCGAGTGTGCGGCTCGACCGTGCGTTCGACCTCATCACGGCACTCGACCTGGCGGTCGACCTGAACGAGCGGGCCGTCGATGCCTGA
- a CDS encoding DUF2510 domain-containing protein gives MTTPAAWYPDPEDPTQLRWWDGSAWTNHLHPAPAAAPMNPSVTADSPNVSVSPAPITPTDYWLADRNASPWNEVVGEAYRDEEIERALGQRVLLDREVEVMTTAALVPEPDNPHDGDAISVRINDEVVGYIAREETHAYRDAVRRIVASGHRAVTPARIWAVRRRTSEGERLYARVTFAYAADRALIAENDPPSAEYSLLPWGGALQVAGEEQHFDVIRPFVPRDGDGLLLVTLHRLERTLKNGESRDVVEVRLGGERCGELSTTTSRHFLPTIDHQVGRSRVVAAWARVVGSPLGAELKLHAARANELSADWLDGAPITVPRLVPQAAHYSVPGAYIAQRPKTSTEPGRAAAKATGSGCALVLLTVIGVGTAVAAGITQSV, from the coding sequence GTGACCACCCCGGCAGCCTGGTACCCCGACCCTGAAGACCCGACGCAACTTCGCTGGTGGGATGGCTCCGCTTGGACGAACCATCTCCATCCTGCGCCTGCGGCTGCACCCATGAACCCGAGCGTGACAGCGGATTCCCCGAACGTTTCGGTCTCACCGGCACCGATCACGCCGACTGACTACTGGCTCGCCGATCGCAATGCATCCCCATGGAACGAAGTAGTCGGTGAGGCGTACCGCGACGAAGAAATCGAGCGCGCATTGGGTCAACGCGTTCTCCTTGATCGCGAGGTCGAGGTCATGACCACCGCAGCCCTGGTGCCCGAACCTGACAACCCCCATGACGGCGATGCGATCTCCGTGCGGATCAATGATGAAGTGGTCGGGTACATCGCGCGCGAGGAGACACACGCGTACCGGGACGCTGTCCGCCGCATCGTCGCCTCGGGACACCGTGCCGTGACACCCGCGCGCATCTGGGCGGTCCGCCGCCGAACATCTGAGGGCGAACGCCTCTACGCGAGGGTCACGTTCGCGTATGCGGCGGATCGCGCCCTCATCGCCGAAAATGACCCGCCGAGCGCCGAATACTCCCTACTGCCGTGGGGCGGCGCGCTTCAGGTAGCGGGCGAAGAGCAACACTTCGACGTTATTCGCCCGTTCGTTCCACGCGATGGAGACGGGCTGCTGCTGGTCACCCTCCACCGTCTGGAGCGCACCCTCAAGAACGGAGAGTCCCGCGACGTCGTGGAAGTCAGGCTCGGTGGCGAGAGGTGCGGTGAGCTCTCCACCACGACGTCGCGCCACTTTCTCCCGACGATTGACCATCAGGTTGGTCGTAGCCGTGTCGTGGCTGCGTGGGCGCGAGTCGTGGGCTCCCCTCTGGGCGCCGAGCTCAAGCTGCACGCAGCACGTGCGAATGAACTGAGCGCTGACTGGCTCGACGGCGCACCGATCACGGTGCCGAGGCTGGTCCCCCAGGCCGCGCACTATTCGGTGCCGGGCGCCTACATCGCGCAACGACCCAAGACCTCAACCGAACCCGGTCGCGCCGCCGCGAAGGCGACCGGCTCGGGATGCGCGCTCGTGCTGCTGACCGTCATCGGTGTGGGCACTGCGGTCGCGGCAGGCATCACGCAGTCGGTGTGA
- a CDS encoding LLM class F420-dependent oxidoreductase, producing the protein MKFRVFTEPQQGATYGQQLAMALTAERLGFDAFFRSDHIRAMGAEGPAGASDGLPGPTDSWVTLGALARETSTIRLGTLVTSLTFRHPGMLAIQVAQVDEMSGGRVEFGFGAGWFEAEHAAYGIPFPKKRFDLFEEQLEILTGLWATPSGSTFDYPGTHYTLVDSPALPKPVQQPVPVILGGGGAVRLPALAARFAHEFNVPFRSDHVIAEQFARVRAAAEAIGRDPGSLVYSAALTTTAGATDAEYRARAERIGRDPLELAREGIGGTAQQVIDRIAGLRELGVETLYLQVLDFDDLDVLEFLASEVLPQVA; encoded by the coding sequence ATGAAGTTCCGCGTGTTCACCGAGCCGCAGCAGGGTGCGACCTACGGGCAGCAGCTGGCGATGGCGCTGACCGCCGAACGTCTCGGATTCGACGCGTTCTTCCGCAGCGACCACATCCGCGCGATGGGCGCCGAGGGGCCGGCCGGGGCGAGCGACGGGCTGCCCGGCCCGACCGACTCGTGGGTGACCCTCGGCGCGCTCGCGCGCGAGACATCCACCATTCGTCTCGGCACCTTGGTGACGAGCCTGACGTTCCGCCACCCGGGCATGCTCGCGATCCAGGTCGCGCAGGTCGACGAGATGAGCGGCGGGCGTGTCGAGTTCGGGTTCGGGGCCGGATGGTTCGAGGCCGAGCACGCCGCGTACGGCATCCCGTTCCCGAAGAAGCGCTTCGACCTCTTCGAGGAGCAGCTTGAGATCCTCACCGGGCTGTGGGCGACGCCGTCGGGTTCGACGTTCGACTACCCCGGGACGCACTACACGCTCGTCGACTCGCCGGCGCTGCCCAAGCCCGTGCAGCAGCCCGTGCCCGTGATCCTCGGCGGCGGCGGAGCCGTGCGCCTGCCCGCCCTCGCCGCGCGCTTCGCGCACGAGTTCAACGTGCCGTTCCGCAGCGACCACGTCATCGCCGAGCAGTTCGCGCGCGTGCGCGCCGCCGCCGAGGCGATCGGCCGCGACCCCGGCTCGCTCGTCTACTCGGCCGCCCTCACGACGACGGCCGGGGCGACCGACGCCGAGTATCGGGCGCGCGCCGAGCGCATCGGCCGCGACCCGCTGGAACTCGCCCGCGAGGGCATCGGCGGCACCGCCCAGCAGGTGATCGACCGCATCGCGGGGCTGCGCGAACTCGGTGTCGAGACGCTCTACCTGCAGGTGCTCGATTTCGACGACCTCGACGTGCTCGAGTTCCTCGCGAGCGAGGTGCTGCCGCAGGTCGCGTGA
- a CDS encoding HupE/UreJ family protein yields MRTDPTRGGSARLVRALLLVVAALAFLVPAAPAAAHSYSATVYADVTEPEPGLVRTVLEIEYVLLATDGARAMGDAEFEAAAYADVQSSGRDPSKLTTAVLEQYSDTVLGYVLPRYSVSVESDAAETSACPNALAEPYAITLRDGVPHARLVIDSDCRDQVGAAAPVYRIGTELFPGTAPGGKTTTIVEYDLRSGSGVANLDTDTSPTVTTTQDWGSRMGEFLVLGSEHLLSGADHLLFLLALIAGSRRLRDIVLVATAFTVAHSLTFVLAALGIVSVPPAIVEPIIAFSIAAVALWNVWVWRRGRVANAGVGAPVDGVEAPDVSGGAPSGGGLALRERVALAPAPSKAPASLDSAATRWFSRDDWVRVAVVFAFGLVHGVGFAGALGIDEPFSWGLLGALLVFNVGIELTQLVLIAIAFPILLLVRKRLTLVPVWIQLAVAAVGLYWFAERLLAG; encoded by the coding sequence GTGCGTACTGATCCCACCCGCGGCGGGAGCGCGCGCCTCGTGCGCGCGCTCCTGCTCGTGGTCGCCGCCCTCGCCTTCCTCGTGCCGGCTGCGCCGGCCGCCGCCCACAGCTACTCGGCGACCGTCTATGCGGACGTGACCGAGCCCGAACCGGGTCTCGTCCGCACGGTGCTCGAGATCGAGTACGTGCTCCTCGCGACCGACGGCGCCCGCGCGATGGGCGACGCGGAGTTCGAGGCCGCCGCGTACGCCGACGTGCAGTCGTCGGGCCGCGACCCGTCGAAGCTCACGACCGCGGTGCTCGAGCAGTACTCCGACACCGTGCTCGGTTACGTGCTGCCGCGCTACTCGGTCTCGGTCGAGTCCGATGCGGCCGAGACATCCGCCTGCCCGAACGCGCTCGCAGAGCCCTACGCGATCACGTTGCGCGACGGCGTGCCGCACGCGCGCCTCGTGATCGACAGCGACTGCCGCGATCAGGTGGGCGCCGCGGCCCCCGTGTACCGGATCGGCACCGAGCTGTTCCCGGGCACGGCGCCGGGCGGCAAGACGACGACGATCGTCGAGTACGACCTGCGCTCAGGGTCGGGCGTTGCGAACCTCGACACCGACACGAGCCCGACGGTCACGACGACGCAGGACTGGGGCTCGCGCATGGGCGAGTTCCTCGTGCTCGGCTCCGAGCACTTGCTGTCGGGCGCCGACCACCTGCTGTTCCTGCTCGCTCTCATCGCGGGGTCGCGGCGCTTGCGCGACATCGTGCTGGTCGCGACGGCGTTCACGGTCGCGCACTCGCTGACGTTCGTGCTCGCGGCGCTCGGCATCGTGAGCGTTCCGCCCGCGATCGTCGAGCCGATCATCGCGTTCTCGATCGCGGCGGTCGCGCTGTGGAACGTGTGGGTGTGGCGGCGCGGTCGCGTCGCGAACGCCGGCGTCGGCGCGCCAGTCGACGGTGTCGAGGCTCCGGATGTCTCGGGCGGCGCGCCGTCCGGCGGCGGACTCGCGCTGCGCGAGCGCGTCGCCCTGGCGCCGGCGCCCTCGAAGGCACCGGCATCCCTCGACAGCGCCGCGACGCGCTGGTTCTCGCGGGACGACTGGGTCCGCGTCGCCGTCGTGTTCGCGTTCGGCCTTGTGCACGGGGTCGGATTCGCGGGGGCGCTCGGCATCGACGAGCCGTTCTCGTGGGGACTGCTCGGCGCGCTCCTCGTCTTCAACGTGGGCATCGAGCTCACGCAGCTCGTGCTCATCGCGATCGCGTTCCCGATCCTCCTGCTCGTGCGCAAGCGGCTGACGCTCGTGCCGGTGTGGATCCAGCTCGCTGTCGCGGCGGTCGGGCTCTACTGGTTCGCGGAGCGACTGCTCGCGGGGTGA
- a CDS encoding carbohydrate-binding protein: MPITGATGPELRVGGALNGADLAVTVTASSPTSAPGSAVSPTVKVSALPEWRAAQIYLGGETVLHDGRVYVAQWWTQGVTPAKSGPNGAWSERGVEVATSKGVVRAWTDSWIYTGGEIVAHEGRLYKAGWWTRNQEPGASPYNGWTDLGAY, encoded by the coding sequence GTGCCCATCACCGGCGCGACCGGCCCCGAACTCCGTGTCGGAGGCGCGCTCAACGGCGCCGACCTCGCGGTCACCGTGACCGCGAGCTCACCGACCAGCGCACCCGGCAGCGCCGTCTCGCCCACGGTCAAGGTGAGCGCCCTGCCCGAGTGGCGGGCCGCCCAGATCTACCTCGGCGGAGAGACCGTGCTGCACGACGGACGCGTCTACGTGGCCCAGTGGTGGACGCAGGGCGTGACGCCCGCCAAGAGCGGACCGAACGGCGCCTGGTCGGAGCGCGGCGTCGAGGTCGCGACGTCGAAGGGCGTCGTGCGGGCCTGGACGGACTCGTGGATCTACACGGGCGGCGAGATCGTCGCCCACGAGGGCCGGCTCTACAAGGCCGGCTGGTGGACCCGCAACCAGGAACCGGGCGCGAGCCCCTACAACGGCTGGACCGACCTCGGTGCGTACTGA